In Endozoicomonas sp. GU-1, one DNA window encodes the following:
- a CDS encoding baseplate J/gp47 family protein, producing MNHSEDFEQIVKDAGIPTTEAEMQQQWDQINTDQGSLIKNDNKWSSFWKLVSALVTTPALWVVKFLINELLPNSFIKTAGGTFLDILAWALGLERKAAVFTQGMITFNRDQVGNALVVPAGTVINTPSINGAVYSLVTLADTEFPNGELTVAIECRASGSGVAFNLAPGYYSILPEPMAGVLSVRNNDDWITVSGADAETDEELRLRCRNQFTAVGQFHHDAAYKAIISEFAGLRIDYIWFEHGAPRGAGSANAYLMIDSGQPDQPFVDTVNTHINDNGYHGHGDDMRCFPMPETVHNLSPNAYLNPNLTPEQQTAVMTGIENMIRCAFRENQAFTVTQTWPFTRFSFSQLGTELHEQFPDLISIEFGQDDIVSLMALPVIGTLSITKHLGAQAL from the coding sequence ATGAATCATTCGGAAGATTTTGAACAAATCGTCAAAGACGCTGGCATCCCCACCACCGAAGCGGAGATGCAGCAACAGTGGGACCAGATCAACACCGATCAGGGTTCGTTGATCAAGAACGATAACAAGTGGTCGTCTTTCTGGAAGCTGGTGTCGGCACTGGTGACCACACCGGCCTTGTGGGTTGTGAAGTTCCTGATTAATGAACTGCTGCCCAACAGTTTTATTAAAACCGCTGGCGGTACGTTTCTGGATATTCTCGCCTGGGCGCTGGGGCTGGAGCGTAAAGCTGCGGTGTTTACCCAGGGCATGATTACCTTTAACCGCGATCAGGTGGGCAACGCTCTGGTGGTGCCTGCGGGTACGGTGATCAACACACCGTCCATTAATGGTGCGGTGTATTCCCTGGTAACGCTGGCAGACACCGAGTTCCCAAATGGGGAACTGACGGTGGCGATTGAATGCCGTGCCAGTGGATCGGGCGTGGCCTTTAACCTGGCACCGGGTTATTACTCCATTTTGCCGGAGCCGATGGCGGGTGTTTTGTCCGTTCGGAACAATGACGACTGGATCACCGTATCCGGTGCCGATGCCGAAACCGACGAAGAGTTGCGCCTGCGCTGTCGGAACCAGTTCACCGCCGTGGGGCAGTTTCATCACGATGCGGCCTATAAAGCCATCATTTCAGAATTCGCAGGCCTGCGGATTGATTACATTTGGTTTGAACACGGCGCACCCAGAGGTGCAGGCAGTGCCAACGCGTACCTGATGATCGATTCCGGCCAGCCGGATCAGCCCTTTGTGGATACCGTCAACACCCATATCAACGACAACGGCTATCACGGCCACGGGGATGATATGCGTTGTTTCCCCATGCCGGAAACCGTTCATAACCTGTCGCCGAATGCCTACCTGAATCCGAACCTGACACCGGAACAGCAAACCGCGGTGATGACCGGCATTGAAAACATGATTCGCTGTGCCTTTCGGGAGAATCAGGCCTTTACCGTCACCCAAACATGGCCGTTTACCCGCTTCAGTTTTTCGCAGCTGGGCACCGAGCTCCATGAACAGTTTCCGGATCTGATCAGTATCGAGTTCGGGCAGGATGACATTGTGTCGCTGATGGCGTTGCCGGTGATTGGCACGTTATCCATCACCAAACATCTGGGAGCGCAGGCATTGTGA
- a CDS encoding phage tail-collar fiber domain-containing protein — protein MAERLTTVGRNLLASHQGNGTHLQVDKIVLAYVPGQSPSDVIDPGRRLPPTDQIIDWFDVTHDGYMSPDMVVYSLYMDATVGPFTFNTLYAVASGENNAVVMIVTLPDTPKIADDPGEGVRGQPMVRNTVLVYDDAAAITNVTVEAEAWQFAYENATTEVRGLGEVATEAEAITGNDKWRWITPFTLHKYIAAWWEALDLNLSWDAITKKPEKYPPASHKHDYSELTGFGNAATRLIGTANSNIPDMGFYGRDLSSIGYQEIPGGLLIQWGWSVGPDTGSNKTKTITFPVAFKEAFVAHSSLVNNHGNTVEGLGVLSLENTNMVITKTGDNPVQNVYWFAIGKSYG, from the coding sequence ATGGCAGAACGATTAACGACGGTCGGCAGAAACTTGCTGGCAAGCCACCAGGGCAATGGAACGCATCTTCAGGTGGATAAGATTGTCCTGGCTTATGTGCCAGGACAAAGTCCATCAGATGTAATTGACCCGGGTAGACGATTACCGCCGACCGATCAGATTATTGATTGGTTTGATGTCACCCACGACGGCTACATGTCACCCGATATGGTGGTTTATTCGCTGTATATGGATGCCACGGTGGGGCCGTTTACGTTTAACACTCTTTATGCTGTCGCATCGGGTGAGAATAACGCCGTGGTGATGATTGTTACCCTGCCAGATACACCGAAGATTGCCGACGATCCGGGCGAAGGTGTTCGTGGTCAACCGATGGTTCGCAATACCGTGTTGGTGTATGACGATGCTGCAGCCATTACCAATGTTACGGTGGAGGCTGAAGCCTGGCAGTTTGCTTATGAGAATGCGACCACTGAAGTTCGCGGCCTTGGCGAAGTAGCTACAGAAGCAGAAGCCATAACAGGAAATGATAAGTGGCGATGGATAACGCCTTTCACTCTGCATAAATATATTGCAGCTTGGTGGGAAGCTTTAGACCTTAATTTAAGCTGGGATGCTATTACTAAAAAACCTGAAAAATACCCTCCAGCATCTCATAAGCATGATTATTCTGAACTGACTGGGTTTGGAAATGCAGCAACTCGTCTGATAGGAACGGCTAACTCAAACATTCCAGATATGGGGTTTTATGGTCGAGACTTATCAAGCATCGGTTATCAAGAAATTCCAGGCGGGTTGTTGATTCAGTGGGGATGGTCAGTCGGCCCCGATACCGGTTCAAATAAAACTAAAACTATTACATTTCCGGTGGCGTTCAAAGAGGCTTTTGTTGCCCATTCGTCCTTAGTAAACAATCATGGCAACACAGTTGAGGGTCTTGGTGTTTTATCACTAGAAAACACCAATATGGTAATCACAAAAACAGGGGATAACCCAGTACAGAATGTATATTGGTTTGCGATAGGTAAATCTTATGGATGA
- a CDS encoding DUF6890 family protein has translation MATLSRKWFPSREPDAQTMGEAIWLEKDQWEKMSIAIANGIGMAFKGRK, from the coding sequence ATCGCGACACTCTCCCGCAAATGGTTCCCTTCCCGGGAACCGGATGCACAAACCATGGGCGAAGCGATCTGGCTAGAGAAAGACCAGTGGGAAAAGATGAGCATCGCCATAGCCAACGGGATTGGCATGGCTTTCAAAGGTAGAAAGTAG
- the yajC gene encoding preprotein translocase subunit YajC: MIPFISQAHAAAEGGAAAAAAGPGMIGQLVMLGGFVLIFWLLIWRPQSKRAKEHKNLIAGLAKGDEVVTTGGILGKVSNVTDEFVTLQVADNMELNFQKGSVAATLPKGTIKAIK, translated from the coding sequence ATGATTCCTTTCATCAGTCAGGCACATGCTGCGGCAGAAGGTGGTGCGGCTGCTGCGGCAGCTGGCCCGGGTATGATCGGGCAGCTGGTCATGCTGGGTGGTTTTGTGCTGATCTTCTGGCTGCTGATCTGGCGCCCCCAGAGCAAGCGTGCTAAAGAGCACAAAAACCTGATTGCCGGTCTGGCCAAGGGTGATGAGGTGGTCACCACTGGCGGTATTCTTGGCAAAGTCAGCAATGTAACGGACGAGTTTGTGACCCTGCAGGTTGCCGACAATATGGAACTGAACTTCCAGAAAGGTTCTGTGGCCGCTACCCTGCCCAAAGGTACCATCAAGGCCATCAAATAA
- a CDS encoding baseplate complex protein — translation MIMLNGQKVPGHDVKVRASFRLEDKDLSGMSSATDTAEGGIKPQTLSVSLIIKYDDKADLTRLIAMARATDTVGKRMVYDIYNETAQAGNIRKVRFTENFSYTEADSQRMWNVSFTLREFESVPEKIEQRQEQPAATEQTADGDTVGSAATDGQTTETPSAPAPDATEMHGTVWQMMKKFDAILGG, via the coding sequence ATGATCATGCTGAACGGCCAAAAAGTCCCCGGCCACGATGTCAAAGTCCGGGCAAGCTTCCGCCTGGAAGATAAAGATCTTTCGGGCATGAGTAGCGCCACAGATACCGCCGAAGGCGGCATTAAACCCCAGACGCTGTCAGTTTCCCTAATCATCAAGTATGACGATAAAGCCGACCTCACACGCCTGATCGCCATGGCCAGAGCCACCGATACAGTGGGTAAACGGATGGTATACGACATCTACAATGAAACCGCACAGGCCGGCAATATCCGTAAGGTGCGGTTTACGGAGAATTTCAGCTACACCGAAGCCGATTCACAGCGGATGTGGAATGTTAGTTTTACCCTGCGGGAGTTTGAATCCGTTCCGGAGAAGATCGAGCAACGGCAGGAACAACCTGCCGCCACCGAACAAACGGCGGACGGTGATACCGTGGGCAGTGCTGCAACAGATGGGCAAACCACCGAAACCCCATCAGCGCCAGCACCGGACGCCACCGAGATGCACGGCACCGTCTGGCAGATGATGAAGAAGTTTGACGCGATTCTGGGTGGCTGA
- a CDS encoding DUF2590 family protein produces MSTQAEQWHDILITDRDLALDVAGIPQQVTDRGTIAQDIKHMLMDTGLVVQLVGERSASQWQLAFNQIELQVEEDRRIIPGTVVIHRPEHNILYLTADTELGPVDVYIPMERP; encoded by the coding sequence ATGAGTACACAGGCAGAACAATGGCACGACATCCTGATCACTGATCGGGATTTAGCCCTTGATGTAGCAGGCATTCCCCAGCAGGTGACGGACAGGGGCACCATCGCCCAGGACATCAAACACATGCTGATGGATACCGGCCTTGTGGTGCAGTTAGTGGGTGAACGCAGTGCCAGCCAGTGGCAACTGGCCTTTAACCAGATTGAACTGCAGGTGGAAGAAGACCGGCGCATCATCCCTGGCACTGTGGTGATTCACCGGCCTGAGCACAACATTCTCTATTTAACCGCAGACACCGAGCTGGGGCCGGTTGACGTTTATATCCCTATGGAGCGGCCATGA
- the secD gene encoding protein translocase subunit SecD produces the protein MLNRYPLWKYLLILVIVGLGFIYALPNLYPADPAVQVTGASSSRVMDERVQQRAEKALAAANVDIKSVELDDKALLIRLNRADQQQLSKSLIKEALGDDYIVAINLAQTTPEWLTAIGAYPMKLGLDLSGGVHFLLEVDTAKALQLKMDIATSEIRTSLRKDKLRYRTMPERADGARQLAFNDVSSRDQAARLINTDFPDLTVENADVNGRPVLSYRYSETAIKEIEDYAVRQNLTTVRNRVNELGVSEPLVQRQGRNGIVVELPGVQDTAEAKRILGKTANLQFRLEALPNASRASTESFSFRDARRPSVDLERDIIITGDQVSSAQSNFDAQTGQPQVNINLDSHGGAVMNRATRNNVGRAMAVIFIEQKPVTKVVTKTVDGQQVKETIPGFQQDESVISLATIQSALGNQFRITGLNSTAEASELALLLRAGSLAAPMYFAEERTVGPSLGAENIQMGIHSTVIGLFLLLIFMVVVYRVFGVLANIALAMNLVLLVAVMSLFGATLTMPGIAGIVLTLGMAVDANVLIFSRIREEIRGGRPVQRAIHDGFDRAFVSIFDGNITTLLVGIILFALGTGPIKGFAVTLCIGILTSMFTAIVLTRGLVNLTHGGRNLKKLYI, from the coding sequence ATGCTCAATCGCTATCCATTGTGGAAGTACCTGCTGATTCTGGTCATCGTAGGTCTCGGGTTTATTTATGCCCTTCCCAATCTTTACCCCGCAGACCCGGCAGTACAGGTGACGGGTGCCAGTTCGTCCAGAGTGATGGATGAGCGTGTTCAGCAGCGTGCTGAAAAGGCTCTGGCAGCGGCCAATGTTGATATCAAGTCTGTTGAACTTGACGACAAGGCATTGCTGATTCGTCTGAACCGTGCTGATCAGCAGCAGTTGTCAAAATCGCTGATCAAAGAAGCGCTTGGGGATGACTATATTGTTGCCATCAATCTGGCCCAGACGACGCCGGAATGGTTAACTGCTATCGGGGCATACCCCATGAAGCTCGGGCTTGACCTGTCAGGGGGTGTTCACTTCCTGCTGGAGGTCGATACGGCAAAAGCCTTGCAGCTGAAAATGGATATTGCCACCTCCGAAATTCGAACGTCCCTGCGTAAAGACAAGCTCCGCTATCGCACCATGCCTGAGCGTGCCGATGGTGCACGACAGCTGGCATTTAATGACGTGTCATCCCGTGACCAGGCTGCCCGCCTGATCAACACAGATTTTCCTGATTTGACGGTTGAGAACGCTGACGTTAATGGTCGCCCTGTACTTTCCTATCGCTACTCTGAAACGGCCATTAAAGAGATTGAAGATTATGCGGTGCGTCAGAACCTGACCACGGTCCGTAACCGTGTCAATGAGCTGGGTGTGTCCGAGCCATTGGTTCAGCGTCAGGGTCGTAACGGCATCGTTGTTGAGTTGCCCGGCGTTCAGGATACGGCAGAAGCCAAGCGTATTCTGGGTAAGACTGCTAACCTGCAGTTCCGTCTTGAGGCGTTGCCCAATGCTTCCAGGGCCAGCACTGAGTCGTTCAGTTTCCGGGATGCCCGTCGTCCTTCGGTGGATCTTGAGCGGGATATCATCATTACCGGCGACCAGGTGTCCAGCGCCCAGTCCAACTTTGATGCCCAGACCGGTCAGCCGCAGGTTAATATCAATCTGGACAGTCATGGCGGTGCTGTCATGAACCGCGCGACCCGTAATAACGTGGGGCGGGCCATGGCGGTTATCTTTATTGAGCAGAAGCCTGTGACCAAAGTGGTCACCAAAACAGTTGACGGTCAGCAGGTTAAGGAAACAATCCCGGGTTTCCAGCAGGATGAGAGTGTTATCAGCCTGGCCACCATTCAGAGCGCGTTGGGTAATCAGTTCCGTATTACCGGCCTGAACTCCACTGCCGAAGCTTCTGAGCTGGCGTTGTTGTTGAGAGCAGGTTCCCTGGCAGCTCCGATGTATTTCGCTGAAGAGAGAACGGTGGGTCCAAGCCTGGGTGCGGAGAATATCCAGATGGGTATTCATTCCACCGTTATCGGTCTGTTTCTGCTGCTGATCTTTATGGTTGTGGTTTACCGGGTGTTTGGCGTGCTGGCAAACATTGCCCTGGCCATGAACCTGGTGCTGCTGGTGGCGGTGATGAGTCTGTTTGGTGCCACACTGACCATGCCGGGTATCGCCGGTATTGTGTTGACGCTGGGTATGGCGGTGGATGCCAATGTGCTGATTTTTTCCCGTATTCGGGAAGAGATTCGCGGTGGTCGGCCGGTGCAGCGGGCGATCCATGACGGTTTTGACCGGGCGTTTGTCTCCATCTTCGACGGTAATATCACCACCCTGCTGGTGGGTATCATCCTGTTTGCATTGGGAACCGGGCCAATCAAAGGTTTTGCGGTCACCCTGTGTATCGGTATTCTGACGTCTATGTTCACAGCCATTGTTCTGACCCGTGGCCTGGTCAACCTGACCCATGGCGGTCGTAACCTGAAGAAACTGTATATTTGA
- the tgt gene encoding tRNA guanosine(34) transglycosylase Tgt — protein sequence MQFEQLATDGKARRGRLTFPRGTVETPCFMPVGTYGTVKGMLPRDIKEIGAEIILGNTFHLMLRPGTDIIQKHGDLHDFNQWHGPILTDSGGFQVFSLGKLRKITEEGVSFQSPVDGSRVFLNPEISMQVQRELGSDIVMIFDECTPGDANEEQARTSMELSLRWAARSKAAHGESPSALFGIIQGGMFEQLRDVSLAGLTEIGFDGYAIGGLSVGESKEDMMRILSHITHKIPESHPRYLMGVGKPEDIVEAVRRGVDMFDCVMPTRNARNGHLFVDEGVIKIRNSAHKMDERPLEEHCDCYTCQNFSRSYLHHLDKCGEILGSMLNTIHNLRYYQRVMAGLRGAIEEDKLEAFVAEFYRKRGQDVPDWG from the coding sequence ATGCAGTTTGAGCAGCTGGCTACCGATGGCAAAGCCCGTCGTGGTCGGCTGACCTTTCCCCGTGGCACGGTGGAAACACCATGCTTTATGCCGGTGGGAACCTATGGCACGGTAAAAGGCATGTTGCCAAGGGACATTAAAGAGATTGGTGCAGAAATTATTCTGGGTAATACCTTTCATTTGATGCTGCGTCCGGGCACCGACATTATTCAGAAGCATGGCGACCTGCACGACTTTAACCAGTGGCACGGTCCGATTCTGACGGACTCCGGTGGCTTTCAGGTGTTCAGCCTGGGCAAGTTGCGCAAAATTACCGAAGAGGGCGTTTCTTTCCAGTCTCCAGTGGATGGTTCCAGGGTGTTCCTGAACCCGGAGATTTCCATGCAGGTTCAGCGTGAGCTGGGTTCTGACATCGTGATGATTTTTGATGAGTGTACGCCGGGTGATGCTAATGAAGAGCAGGCGCGCACCTCCATGGAGCTTTCTCTGCGTTGGGCGGCTCGCTCCAAGGCCGCTCACGGTGAAAGTCCTTCTGCCCTGTTTGGCATTATCCAGGGGGGCATGTTTGAACAGTTGCGTGATGTGTCCCTTGCAGGCCTGACCGAGATTGGTTTTGATGGTTATGCCATTGGCGGTCTTTCCGTGGGTGAAAGCAAAGAGGATATGATGCGCATTCTCTCCCATATCACCCATAAAATTCCCGAGAGCCATCCCCGTTACCTGATGGGTGTTGGCAAGCCGGAGGATATTGTTGAGGCGGTTCGTCGTGGTGTTGATATGTTCGACTGTGTCATGCCAACCCGTAACGCCCGCAATGGTCACCTGTTTGTCGATGAAGGGGTGATCAAGATCCGCAACTCGGCCCACAAGATGGATGAGCGTCCACTGGAAGAGCACTGTGATTGCTATACTTGCCAGAATTTCAGTCGCTCATACCTGCACCATCTGGATAAGTGCGGTGAGATCCTTGGCTCCATGCTGAACACCATCCATAACCTGCGCTATTACCAGCGGGTGATGGCCGGTCTGAGAGGCGCTATCGAAGAAGATAAGCTGGAAGCGTTTGTTGCCGAGTTCTATCGCAAGCGTGGTCAGGATGTTCCTGACTGGGGTTGA
- a CDS encoding phage tail protein, which translates to MIKINLKWWLGGPELTKLKNAAEIWFNRVAGWANWPLQQLDPETCSLGLLHLIAWQRGIDQFAGEPERQYRLRTKYAYANAADAGSSIGFERIFARMELGAVTINERLEDRDFDIIELEVTDTTVAKNADYLNWLIQTYGRTCRRYEWKVVTPISVAVRPASFSCDYGTYYCS; encoded by the coding sequence GTGATAAAGATTAATTTGAAATGGTGGTTAGGTGGGCCAGAACTCACCAAGCTGAAAAACGCTGCTGAAATCTGGTTTAACCGGGTGGCAGGCTGGGCCAACTGGCCACTGCAACAGTTAGACCCGGAAACCTGTTCACTTGGCTTACTGCACCTGATCGCCTGGCAACGGGGCATTGACCAGTTTGCCGGTGAGCCTGAGCGCCAGTACCGACTGCGCACCAAATATGCTTATGCCAATGCGGCTGATGCCGGTTCGAGTATCGGCTTTGAACGCATTTTTGCACGCATGGAATTGGGCGCTGTCACCATCAATGAGCGCCTGGAAGACAGGGATTTTGACATTATCGAGCTGGAAGTCACCGACACCACAGTGGCCAAGAATGCGGACTACCTGAACTGGTTGATTCAAACCTATGGCCGCACCTGCAGGCGCTATGAATGGAAAGTGGTGACACCCATCAGTGTGGCGGTGCGTCCTGCATCGTTCAGTTGCGATTATGGCACTTATTACTGTTCGTAA
- a CDS encoding phage tail tape measure protein, which yields MSAELQRLMFSVSLLDQVTGPAGKIKKEMNSVAESSKAAFAQIGIGAAGIAGAGLAMQSLLMPAIEMDRALGEVRSLGVAESALNDLSETALAFSVQYGKSAAEFVSASYDIQSAIAGLSGQELSRFTQAGGVLAAATKSNTATITNYMGTMYGVFKNTADQMGKSQWVEVLAGQTATAVQMFKTTGDNMSAAFTSIGANATAAGISMNEQMAVLGTLQATMSGSEAGTKYKAFLAGVGNAQKQLGLTFTDSNGQMLGMVEILNQLKGKFGETMDVAESDALKKAFGSDEAVSLVKQLMADTNGLASSIDALGKVKGMGKAEEMAAAMVDPWERLGEGIKAVKIAFGQALLPVINPIVDAMADGSNALIAWTKEFPNITRWIGIATAAILGISAALAALTVIVGISKLVWSGLLIVKAVGVAFGALVPSLASIKAAFLALNLVMYANPIGLIVAGVAALVLAIGAAIYWWDDLKKAFMDSSWGQYIIGMINKLIGVLNLVPGIDIGTIGGADISTPNLDAPKQTNLPAGGINKQISNAVSNNSNSSKSVTIGQIVTNQPAASIEQEMLMAGA from the coding sequence ATGTCAGCAGAACTGCAAAGGTTAATGTTCAGTGTCAGCCTGCTGGATCAGGTGACCGGCCCCGCAGGCAAGATCAAAAAAGAGATGAACTCCGTGGCGGAAAGCTCCAAAGCGGCGTTTGCTCAGATCGGTATCGGCGCGGCCGGTATTGCCGGTGCAGGCCTTGCTATGCAGTCTCTGTTGATGCCGGCCATTGAGATGGATCGGGCGTTGGGTGAGGTGCGCTCGCTGGGCGTCGCTGAGTCAGCCCTGAACGATCTTTCAGAAACAGCCCTGGCTTTCTCTGTGCAGTATGGCAAATCAGCAGCAGAGTTTGTTTCCGCTTCTTACGACATTCAGTCTGCCATTGCAGGGTTATCGGGTCAGGAGCTGTCACGGTTTACCCAGGCTGGCGGTGTGCTGGCTGCAGCTACCAAGTCCAATACGGCAACCATCACGAATTACATGGGGACCATGTACGGCGTGTTCAAAAATACCGCTGACCAGATGGGCAAAAGCCAGTGGGTAGAAGTGCTGGCAGGTCAAACGGCTACCGCCGTACAGATGTTTAAAACCACTGGCGACAACATGAGCGCCGCTTTCACCAGTATCGGCGCAAACGCTACCGCTGCCGGTATCTCCATGAATGAGCAGATGGCTGTATTGGGTACCTTGCAGGCCACCATGAGCGGCAGTGAAGCAGGCACCAAGTACAAAGCTTTTCTCGCAGGGGTAGGCAATGCCCAGAAGCAATTGGGTCTGACTTTTACCGATAGTAATGGCCAGATGCTGGGCATGGTGGAGATCCTGAACCAGCTGAAAGGAAAGTTCGGGGAAACCATGGATGTGGCAGAGTCCGACGCCTTGAAAAAGGCGTTTGGTTCTGATGAAGCGGTCTCCCTGGTAAAACAGCTGATGGCCGACACCAACGGCCTGGCCAGCAGCATCGATGCGCTGGGCAAGGTCAAGGGGATGGGCAAGGCTGAAGAGATGGCTGCCGCTATGGTCGATCCCTGGGAACGTCTGGGAGAAGGTATTAAGGCTGTGAAAATCGCTTTTGGTCAGGCCTTGTTGCCGGTGATTAATCCAATTGTTGATGCAATGGCTGACGGCAGTAATGCACTGATTGCCTGGACAAAAGAATTTCCAAATATCACCCGCTGGATCGGTATTGCTACCGCTGCCATTCTCGGCATCAGTGCTGCACTGGCCGCACTTACCGTGATTGTGGGTATTTCCAAGCTGGTATGGTCAGGCCTGTTGATTGTCAAAGCCGTGGGTGTGGCGTTTGGTGCATTGGTTCCATCACTGGCCTCCATCAAGGCGGCCTTTCTTGCACTGAATCTGGTGATGTACGCCAACCCCATCGGCTTAATCGTGGCCGGTGTCGCTGCGTTGGTGCTGGCGATCGGGGCGGCCATCTACTGGTGGGACGATTTGAAAAAGGCCTTTATGGATTCCAGCTGGGGCCAATACATCATCGGCATGATCAACAAGCTGATCGGCGTGTTGAACCTGGTGCCCGGTATCGACATTGGCACCATCGGCGGTGCAGACATCAGCACTCCGAATCTGGACGCACCCAAACAAACCAACCTGCCCGCCGGTGGCATCAATAAACAGATCAGCAACGCCGTGAGCAACAACAGCAACAGCAGCAAATCGGTGACCATTGGTCAGATCGTCACTAACCAGCCTGCTGCCAGTATCGAGCAGGAAATGTTGATGGCAGGGGCGTGA
- the queA gene encoding tRNA preQ1(34) S-adenosylmethionine ribosyltransferase-isomerase QueA — translation MQVSDFDFDLPDEQIARFPAEDRTGSRLLCLDGNSGEVRHQQFSDIESLLEPGDLLVLNNTRVIPARLYGQKETGGKIEVLIERVVEDNLALAQVRASKSPKPGAVLLLADGAVRVVVEGRRDFLFILRFETSVLPLLLEHGHMPLPPYIDREDGDSDRLRYQTVFAAKDGAVAAPTAGLHFDEALLARLEAKGVQKVFVTLHVGSGTYQPVRVEKIEDHVMHAEYIEVSEAVCQAVRETRARGNRVVAVGTTSVRSLESASASGEIAPFRGDSSIFIYPGYEFRSVDLMVTNFHLPQSTLLMLVSAFAGRENVLAAYKEAVEQKYRFFSYGDAMLLTRKAD, via the coding sequence ATGCAAGTCAGTGATTTTGATTTTGATCTGCCCGATGAGCAGATTGCCCGGTTTCCTGCAGAGGATCGTACCGGCAGCCGCCTTCTGTGCCTTGATGGCAATAGTGGTGAGGTTCGGCATCAGCAGTTTTCTGATATAGAAAGTCTGCTTGAGCCCGGTGACCTGTTGGTGCTGAATAATACCCGGGTGATTCCGGCCCGTTTGTATGGTCAGAAAGAGACGGGTGGCAAAATTGAGGTGCTGATTGAGCGGGTGGTGGAGGATAACCTGGCGCTGGCCCAGGTTAGGGCCAGCAAGTCGCCAAAGCCGGGCGCTGTGTTATTGCTGGCAGATGGCGCGGTGCGTGTTGTTGTGGAAGGGCGTCGGGATTTTCTGTTTATTCTCCGGTTTGAAACATCGGTTTTACCGCTTCTGCTGGAACATGGCCACATGCCATTGCCACCTTATATTGACCGTGAAGATGGTGATAGTGATCGTCTGCGTTACCAAACGGTGTTTGCGGCAAAGGATGGCGCGGTGGCGGCACCAACGGCAGGGCTTCATTTTGATGAAGCTTTGCTGGCGCGTCTTGAGGCCAAAGGCGTTCAGAAGGTGTTTGTGACGCTTCATGTGGGCTCAGGAACGTATCAGCCGGTTCGGGTTGAAAAGATTGAAGACCATGTGATGCACGCGGAGTATATCGAAGTTTCTGAGGCCGTCTGTCAGGCGGTGCGGGAAACCCGTGCCAGGGGTAATCGTGTTGTTGCGGTGGGTACCACGTCGGTGCGCAGCCTTGAGTCGGCCTCGGCATCCGGTGAGATTGCCCCGTTCCGGGGGGATTCCAGCATCTTTATTTATCCGGGTTATGAGTTTCGCAGTGTGGATTTGATGGTGACCAATTTTCATCTGCCGCAATCCACCTTGTTAATGCTGGTCAGTGCTTTTGCCGGTCGGGAAAATGTGCTGGCTGCCTATAAAGAAGCCGTTGAGCAAAAGTACCGTTTCTTCAGTTATGGCGATGCCATGTTGCTGACCCGTAAGGCGGACTGA